From Pelagicoccus sp. SDUM812003, a single genomic window includes:
- a CDS encoding thioredoxin family protein, with protein MSRFKRFPILLMLCLGMVATSAMGQGEYSLGTVKTEHVEAELVSEVATVVPGQSFDVALRLKMDPHWHVYWINPGDTGLAPQIEWNLPEGFEVGELRFPAPHKIPWPPLVSYGYEGELFLLATVSAPQDLEVGSTVRLEGAASWLVCEEACIPGDAKLALELPVTAQGESFAVAPYADKISQAREELPAEAKGGTIAYENLGETIVATLTWQGFEGANLQDPYFFIEQESVVDSAKPQRFDLADDQLRVALPKSEFFDASVQRYTGLLVSENGFEAADGAKAVRFHVQGEMPAAAYVGEAGGAGVIEIGFAQALLYAFLGGMILNLMPCVFPVLSIKVLGFVQQSGEDKGKILSHGLAFTVGVLVSFWALAGTLIALRSAGESLGWGFQLQQPEFVIVLLVIMFLFGLSLAGVFEMGTSAISLAGKVKSEGFSGSFFSGVIATAVATPCTGPFMGQALGFALTLSAAQSLSIFTLLALGMATPYLVLSANPKLINKLPRPGPWMETFKQVMAFPMFATCIWLIWLLGGHLGNDGLLWVLGGLLVISIGAWIYGRWNTPSRKTPTRRLATGVAILVTLGGLWLMFPRQSEGGHDEMGWQAYSPDLVERLKTGGKPVFVDFTADWCLTCKANEVRVFSSDRVVEALAEREVALVQADWTKRDPEITKALERFGRSGVPLYLLYAGDGSEPRVLPQLLSPDLFLDALGEIEAGVR; from the coding sequence ATGAGCCGATTCAAGCGTTTTCCTATTCTTCTAATGCTCTGCCTGGGCATGGTCGCGACCTCCGCGATGGGGCAGGGCGAGTATTCGCTGGGGACGGTCAAGACCGAGCACGTCGAGGCGGAGCTGGTCTCCGAGGTGGCGACTGTCGTTCCGGGGCAGAGCTTCGATGTGGCGCTGCGCTTGAAGATGGATCCGCACTGGCACGTGTACTGGATCAATCCCGGCGATACCGGACTGGCGCCGCAGATCGAATGGAATCTTCCCGAGGGATTTGAGGTGGGGGAGCTTCGCTTTCCTGCCCCTCACAAGATTCCATGGCCCCCGCTGGTTTCGTACGGCTACGAGGGCGAGCTGTTTCTGCTGGCGACGGTGAGCGCCCCGCAAGATCTGGAGGTCGGATCAACGGTCCGACTGGAAGGGGCCGCTTCTTGGCTGGTGTGCGAGGAAGCCTGCATCCCCGGGGACGCGAAGCTGGCGCTGGAGTTGCCGGTCACCGCGCAAGGTGAGAGTTTTGCTGTCGCTCCCTATGCGGACAAGATTTCGCAGGCCCGCGAGGAGCTGCCGGCGGAGGCGAAGGGCGGCACGATCGCTTACGAGAATTTGGGGGAAACGATTGTCGCCACGCTGACTTGGCAGGGGTTTGAAGGGGCGAACCTGCAGGATCCCTACTTCTTCATCGAGCAGGAGTCGGTGGTCGATTCGGCCAAGCCGCAACGCTTCGACCTAGCCGACGATCAGCTGCGGGTGGCTTTGCCGAAATCAGAGTTCTTCGATGCCAGCGTGCAGCGCTACACCGGATTGCTGGTTTCCGAAAACGGCTTCGAGGCTGCGGATGGCGCCAAGGCGGTGCGGTTTCATGTCCAGGGCGAAATGCCGGCGGCGGCCTACGTGGGCGAGGCTGGCGGAGCGGGCGTGATTGAGATCGGTTTCGCCCAAGCCCTCCTCTACGCGTTTCTCGGCGGCATGATCTTGAACCTGATGCCCTGCGTCTTCCCGGTGCTTTCCATCAAGGTGCTGGGCTTCGTGCAGCAGTCCGGCGAGGACAAGGGCAAGATTCTGAGCCACGGATTGGCCTTCACGGTGGGAGTGCTGGTTTCCTTTTGGGCCTTGGCGGGCACTCTGATCGCCCTGCGCTCCGCGGGCGAGAGTCTTGGCTGGGGCTTTCAGCTGCAGCAGCCGGAGTTCGTGATCGTGCTGCTGGTGATCATGTTTCTCTTCGGCCTGAGCTTGGCGGGCGTGTTCGAGATGGGCACCTCGGCCATCAGTCTGGCTGGCAAGGTGAAGAGCGAGGGCTTCAGCGGCTCCTTCTTTTCCGGCGTGATCGCGACTGCTGTGGCCACTCCCTGCACCGGCCCCTTCATGGGTCAGGCTCTCGGTTTCGCCCTCACTTTGTCGGCGGCGCAGTCCTTGAGCATCTTCACCTTGCTGGCTCTGGGAATGGCCACGCCCTACCTGGTGCTCTCGGCGAATCCCAAGCTGATCAACAAGCTGCCGCGGCCCGGTCCGTGGATGGAGACCTTCAAGCAGGTGATGGCCTTTCCCATGTTCGCGACCTGCATCTGGCTCATTTGGCTGCTCGGCGGGCACTTGGGCAACGATGGGCTCCTTTGGGTCCTTGGCGGCTTGCTGGTGATATCCATCGGAGCCTGGATCTACGGGCGCTGGAACACGCCGTCGCGCAAGACGCCCACGCGCCGCTTGGCGACGGGCGTCGCGATTCTGGTGACGCTGGGCGGACTTTGGCTGATGTTTCCTCGCCAGAGCGAGGGCGGACATGACGAGATGGGCTGGCAGGCCTATTCGCCGGATTTGGTGGAGCGTCTGAAAACCGGTGGCAAGCCGGTCTTCGTGGATTTCACCGCGGACTGGTGTCTGACCTGCAAGGCCAACGAGGTTCGCGTCTTCAGCTCGGACAGGGTCGTAGAGGCCTTGGCGGAGCGCGAGGTGGCCCTGGTGCAGGCGGACTGGACCAAGCGCGACCCGGAGATCACGAAAGCCTTGGAGCGATTTGGCCGCTCGGGGGTGCCGCTGTACTTGCTCTACGCCGGCGACGGTTCCGAACCAAGGGTTTTGCCGCAGCTTCTCAGCCCGGACCTTTTTCTCGATGCTTTGGGTGAAATCGAAGCGGGAGTTCGATAG
- the fabV gene encoding enoyl-ACP reductase FabV, with protein MIVTPKIKGFICITAHPTGCAANVKEQIDYVKSQPAIENGPKNVLVVGASQGYGLASRISAAFGTGANTLGVFFERPSERGRCASAGWYNSIAFEKEAKAAGLYAKSLNGDAFSDELKAQAIERIKEDMGGKIDLLVYSIGAPRRTDPKTGEVYKSAIKPIGKPFTNKYLDTDKKTIQFATLEPGTDEEIRGTVKVMGGEDWELWIEALTEAGALADGFKTVAYDYIGPKFTWPIYKDGALGQAKLDVRRAKAAINEKLSSIGGSAYVSVNKALVTQSSSAIPGVNLYITALYKVMKEKGTHEGCIEQMYRLFSDRLYKNGDVTTDELDLIRLDDWEMRPEIQDTIAEIWPKIETDTIDQYTDFDGYQEEFLKLFGFGVDGVDYEEDVEIEIDFE; from the coding sequence ATGATCGTTACACCTAAGATAAAAGGCTTCATCTGCATCACCGCTCACCCGACCGGCTGCGCCGCCAACGTCAAAGAACAGATCGACTACGTAAAGAGCCAGCCCGCCATCGAAAATGGCCCGAAAAACGTGCTGGTGGTCGGCGCCTCTCAGGGCTACGGCTTGGCCTCCCGCATCTCCGCCGCATTCGGAACCGGAGCCAACACCCTGGGCGTCTTCTTCGAGCGTCCCTCCGAGCGCGGCCGTTGCGCCTCCGCTGGCTGGTACAACTCCATCGCTTTCGAAAAGGAGGCCAAAGCCGCCGGCCTCTATGCCAAATCCCTAAATGGCGACGCCTTCTCCGACGAACTCAAAGCCCAAGCCATCGAGCGCATCAAAGAGGACATGGGCGGCAAGATCGACCTGCTGGTCTACTCCATCGGGGCCCCGCGTCGCACCGATCCGAAGACCGGCGAAGTCTACAAGTCCGCCATCAAGCCCATCGGCAAGCCCTTCACCAACAAGTACCTCGATACCGACAAGAAAACCATTCAGTTCGCCACTCTCGAGCCGGGCACCGACGAGGAAATCCGCGGCACCGTGAAGGTCATGGGCGGTGAAGACTGGGAGCTCTGGATCGAAGCCCTCACCGAAGCCGGCGCCCTGGCGGACGGTTTCAAAACCGTGGCCTACGACTACATCGGCCCGAAGTTCACCTGGCCCATCTACAAGGACGGCGCCCTGGGCCAAGCCAAACTCGACGTGCGCCGAGCCAAGGCGGCCATCAACGAAAAGCTCTCCTCCATCGGCGGCTCCGCCTACGTCTCGGTCAACAAGGCTCTGGTGACCCAATCCTCCTCCGCCATTCCGGGCGTCAACCTCTACATCACCGCCCTCTACAAGGTGATGAAGGAAAAAGGCACCCACGAAGGCTGCATCGAGCAGATGTATCGACTTTTCTCCGACAGACTCTATAAAAACGGCGATGTCACCACCGACGAGCTCGATCTCATCCGTCTCGACGACTGGGAAATGCGTCCGGAGATCCAGGACACCATCGCCGAAATCTGGCCCAAGATCGAAACCGACACCATCGACCAGTACACCGACTTCGACGGCTATCAGGAAGAATTCCTGAAGCTCTTCGGCTTCGGAGTAGACGGTGTCGACTACGAAGAGGACGTAGAGATCGAAATCGACTTCGAGTAA
- a CDS encoding thrombospondin type 3 repeat-containing protein — translation MPPTLHRPSDKGLAVRLRLLALILFVPVSLMRAQDDIEILDVSIPEDETMRIDFVDRDQVNSNYSLLTVVDLSASIAAWSLLEDAELEAFETFFRFEVALEADPQRFFRVISFGDASDIDGDGLTNTEEEQLGTNVYVADTDGDGFSDGTEVEYGTDPLDAESKPDISVLPTISFSSDDIASYDESAGSVFIDLVSSDSAFSGIVHYQISTLSSLDAGDHASLSGIVELENGSGRIELILTDDQVVEDVETVVVDLVPSEAGLYRLAYPERAIVVVQDNDSYWVMRLLDEDGNETSMRALLQRGSSGASGILIGSEGAAEAKEFGGSLAEGDWPLNVTWTETEFSAQSGQIPLGSSLLIDAELQRQFSFEATPPLNAEDPERAYLMERNRIIGEVVEKVTSVGGESTYLNSETRHLFVMIRAASSIEKGVIPVVEGD, via the coding sequence ATGCCTCCAACTCTTCATCGCCCCTCGGATAAGGGGCTAGCAGTCCGTTTGCGTCTGCTTGCGCTTATCCTGTTCGTCCCCGTGTCTTTGATGCGGGCTCAGGACGATATCGAAATCCTGGATGTTTCGATTCCGGAAGATGAGACCATGCGCATCGATTTCGTGGATCGCGACCAGGTGAACTCGAATTACTCCTTGCTCACGGTGGTCGATCTGAGCGCGTCGATCGCTGCGTGGAGTTTGCTGGAAGACGCGGAGCTGGAAGCGTTTGAGACTTTCTTCCGCTTCGAAGTGGCGCTGGAAGCGGACCCTCAGCGGTTCTTTCGTGTGATCTCGTTCGGCGACGCTAGCGACATCGATGGCGATGGTTTGACCAACACCGAGGAGGAACAGCTCGGGACCAATGTCTACGTGGCGGACACCGACGGTGACGGCTTCAGCGATGGCACGGAGGTGGAGTACGGGACGGATCCACTCGATGCCGAATCGAAGCCGGACATCAGCGTGCTGCCGACGATTTCGTTCAGTTCAGACGACATCGCGAGCTACGACGAGTCTGCCGGTTCGGTCTTTATCGATCTCGTCAGCAGCGATTCCGCCTTCTCGGGAATCGTTCATTATCAGATCTCGACGCTTAGCAGTTTGGATGCGGGAGACCACGCTTCTCTCAGCGGCATTGTGGAATTGGAAAACGGATCTGGCCGCATCGAGCTGATTCTCACCGATGACCAAGTAGTTGAAGACGTCGAGACGGTAGTGGTCGATCTCGTGCCAAGTGAGGCGGGGCTGTACCGACTCGCGTATCCGGAGCGGGCGATCGTGGTGGTGCAGGACAACGACAGCTACTGGGTCATGCGCTTGCTGGACGAGGATGGAAACGAAACATCCATGCGCGCCCTGCTGCAAAGGGGCAGTTCGGGAGCAAGCGGGATTCTGATCGGGTCGGAAGGAGCTGCGGAAGCGAAGGAGTTCGGCGGAAGCCTCGCCGAGGGCGACTGGCCGCTGAATGTGACGTGGACGGAAACGGAGTTTTCCGCTCAGAGCGGACAGATCCCGCTCGGCTCCTCCCTGTTGATCGACGCCGAGCTGCAGCGTCAGTTCAGCTTCGAGGCGACACCCCCTTTAAATGCGGAAGATCCGGAACGGGCCTATTTGATGGAGCGAAATCGCATCATCGGCGAAGTGGTGGAGAAGGTAACTTCGGTCGGCGGCGAGTCCACCTATCTGAATAGCGAGACCCGGCACTTGTTCGTCATGATACGTGCCGCTTCGAGCATCGAAAAGGGAGTGATCCCGGTAGTGGAGGGAGACTGA
- a CDS encoding phage tail protein has product MKAIINTLLLFALASFAHAQPDYVNYQGLLKDAEGQPLSTGSYQMEFNIYDEATGGGMLIWGPFYYDDGSGDGHAKQVPVANGRFNVILGPKDTAGRYLSDSFSGDMAFVEISVAGGDPILPRQQILSTPYALESANAKTLGGLQPVEYRNPAGMIAPFAGSSDKVPDGWLLCDGSELVASAYPELYDIIGKSWGGRQESAGETTIDYFNLPDLRGMFLRGANLDRSDEFADEGPRSVSSSDAGTTQVDSLKLHRHAWGLGSNGSDLQTWHINESPYTILDFKGDRQIENGNDDFEDNYLDVRLNSGDRVYTAPDSTIDASDSFTPGETRPRNAAVNYIIKL; this is encoded by the coding sequence ATGAAAGCCATTATCAATACCCTTCTGCTCTTCGCTCTGGCGAGCTTCGCCCACGCTCAGCCCGACTACGTGAACTACCAAGGCTTGCTCAAGGACGCGGAAGGCCAGCCTCTGTCGACCGGCTCCTACCAGATGGAGTTCAACATATATGACGAGGCCACAGGAGGTGGGATGCTGATCTGGGGGCCGTTTTATTACGATGATGGAAGCGGCGACGGACACGCCAAGCAGGTGCCGGTGGCCAACGGACGTTTCAATGTGATCCTCGGTCCGAAGGATACGGCCGGCCGCTACCTTTCCGATTCCTTCAGCGGCGATATGGCGTTTGTGGAAATCAGCGTGGCAGGGGGCGACCCGATTCTGCCGCGCCAACAGATCCTCTCCACGCCGTACGCTCTCGAGTCAGCCAACGCGAAAACCCTCGGCGGGTTGCAGCCGGTGGAGTATCGCAACCCGGCCGGCATGATCGCCCCCTTTGCCGGGTCCTCCGACAAGGTTCCCGATGGATGGCTGCTTTGCGATGGTAGCGAACTGGTGGCGTCAGCGTATCCGGAACTTTATGACATTATCGGGAAAAGCTGGGGTGGGAGGCAGGAAAGCGCGGGAGAAACGACCATCGACTATTTTAATTTGCCCGATCTGCGCGGCATGTTTCTTCGCGGAGCGAATCTCGATCGCTCAGACGAATTTGCGGACGAAGGCCCGCGTTCGGTTAGCAGTAGTGACGCAGGCACTACGCAGGTCGACTCGCTGAAACTTCATCGACACGCATGGGGCTTGGGCTCGAATGGATCGGATCTGCAAACGTGGCACATCAACGAGTCGCCGTACACGATTTTGGATTTTAAGGGCGACAGGCAGATCGAAAATGGAAATGATGACTTCGAGGACAACTATCTCGATGTTCGTCTGAACTCCGGCGACCGAGTCTACACTGCTCCCGATTCGACGATCGACGCTAGCGACTCGTTTACGCCCGGCGAAACGCGACCTCGCAATGCGGCGGTGAACTACATCATCAAGCTTTAG